Genomic segment of Coffea arabica cultivar ET-39 chromosome 1e, Coffea Arabica ET-39 HiFi, whole genome shotgun sequence:
CGCTTCAAGACAATCCTGTATTATAAACAAAATATCATAAGTTGATGAATCTTGTAAATATTATCTTCAttaataaatatcaaaaaatattgATTACCTGAAACCATTCCGATTTTTCATGCTCGTAACCTTCCATTTCCgttagaatctaataattaattcacatcaagccaggtaatagggaaaattaataataaaataaatgataaaattgtaaCCTATCATACACCTAAAACATTTGTTGCTATCTCATTCTTCCTATTCCTGTATCTTCCTTGATCTCTAAGAAGAACATGTACTTTAACATAAGTACCGTCTAACGCTCCAAGACAATCCTGTATTATAAACAAAATATTATAAGTTGATGAATCTTGTAAATATTATCTTCAttaataaatatcaaaaaatattgATTACCTGAAACCATTCCGACTTTTCATGCTCGTAACCTTCCATTTCCGTTTCAAGCTGGATAAGATAGTGTCTCCCCAATTTTATGATAGCACGTAGAACTATATTAAATTATCGACTAATTGTCTCACCTGATCTTATGAAATTAAAATTGACAGTGCGATTCTTAAAGTTCTGAGCCAGAACATAGAGAAACATTGCAACTGCTTCTTCAACAGTAATATTTCTAGTATCCCTCAACCCACAATGCTCTCTGAAATTTGTACATAAAACAGTAAAACAATGTTTATTGAGTCGAAATTGCTCTACACAAACTCTATTGTTTTCGTAGTAAAGATGCCTTAGATATATTTCCAAGTGCTACTTTAAAGTCAAAATAAGGCTCCTTTACTATATGTTTCTTATGCCACCAAACTACTAATGTGGCTACTGTTACCATATAATTTGCAACTACCACTTTTGTCTTTTTCGCTTCTTGCTAGTCTCCTTCGTTATCCATGTCAATAGCCAAATTCTGCAATTCAAAATCATGACAACAATAAGAAAAGGTAAGTCAAAAGACCAAATCATGCCAAACTAGCTAAAACGCATATACCCCCCCTCCCCAACCCCAAAAATAATTAGAGAAACATGTCAAAGAATAATAGAAATCAAGGGACGAAGAGATGTCTTGTGGACCCTCTCTCCCTCTGATCCGTCTACATGCCTGATTCAACTAAGTAGTCTCTTTTCAGAGACGGTTCTGAGTTCCTCGAATGCTCTGTATCTAAAGCATAAATGCAGCTTTAGCACCAGCTATTCACCACCTTCACCTTGACACCCTTTACCACAGATACAAGGAAGACTGGAGTTACGATCTTTAGCCTTTAAGCATGCCCGA
This window contains:
- the LOC140010168 gene encoding uncharacterized protein isoform X2, encoding MEGYEHEKSEWFQDCLGALDGTYVKVHVLLRDQGRYRNRKNEIATNVLGILTEMEGYEHEKSEWFQDCLEALDGTYVKVHVLRRDQGRYRNRKNEIATNVLGV